In Papaver somniferum cultivar HN1 chromosome 1, ASM357369v1, whole genome shotgun sequence, a genomic segment contains:
- the LOC113275255 gene encoding putative disease resistance protein RGA3, giving the protein MPIEDIKQDKVLWLSAINFGFKMAKKIKKLNQELDEIAKHNVTFQLDQTSSHDSTNFQNIGQQNRLTSFVGDLKIVGRDKDKSHIMKMLLMMANPSSPSSSSENNSPPEKISVVSIVGKFMNRLVGKNICLVLDDLWNEDADDWEKLKGILNLGAHGSKILVTTRKYHVASIIRGIIPPYSMKTLSVNNCWSIIKNKAFSPSGALETPSMSNIGEEIARKCDGLPLAAHFLGNLMRLKKDECDWVAIRDNKILNTPENPNKILQILKLSYDNLPSHLKQCFSYCSLFPKHWDFNRETLIQLWMAEGFLYLSDGGNQNSLEDIVHDLAQTVVGSHEVTVMNVSEMENGVSDVRRLQFIMEDGISKGASNVLNENAKKMRAIFCRDVLNRLGPLRNKQ; this is encoded by the exons ATGCCTATTGAAGACATAAAGCAAGATAAGGTACTATGGCTTTCTGCAAtcaattttggttttaaaatggcAAAAAAGATCAAAAAACTTAATCAAGAATTAGATGAAATTGCTAAGCATAATGTTACGTTTCAGTTGGATCAGACTAGCAGCCATGATAGCACTAATTTTCAAAATATCGGCCAACAGAACAGGTTAACTTCTTTTGTAGGTGATTTAAAAATTGTTGGAAGAGATAAAGATAAATCACATATAATGAAGATGTTATTGATGATGGCGAACCCTTCATccccatcatcatcatctgaaaaTAATAGTCCACCAGAAAAGATTTCAGTCGTGTCAATAGTAG gaaagttcatgaacagattaGTGGGAAAAAATATCTGTTTGGTGCTGGATGATCTCTGGAACGAGGATGCAGATGATTGGGAGAAACTTAAGGGTATTTTGAATTTAGGTGCTCATGGGAGCAAAATATTAGTGACTACACGTAAATACCATGTTGCATCTATTATTAGGGGTATAATTCCACCTTACAGTATGAAAACCTTGTCTGTGAATAATTGTTGGTCTATTATTAAGAACAAAGCTTTTTCCCCTAGCGGAGCATTGGAGACTCCAAGTATGTCAAATATAGGAGAGGAAATCGCTAGAAAATGTGATGGCTTACCGCTTGCAGCTCATTTTCTCGGAAATCTTATGCGCTTGAAAAAAGACGAGTGTGATTGGGTAGCAATCAGGGACAACAAAATTTTGAATACACCAGAGAATcctaataaaatattacaaatccTGAAATTGAGCTATGATAATTTACCCTCCCATTTGAAACAATGTTTCTCGTATTGCTCTTTATTTCCCAAACATTGGGATTTTAATAGAGAAACATTGATTCAGTTATGGATGGCTGAAGGATTCCTTTATCTGTCTGATGGTGGAAATCAAAACTCACTTGAAGATATTG TACACGATCTTGCACAAACTGTTGTTGGTAGTCATGAAGTTACGGTTATGAATGTAAGTGAAATGGAAAATGGTGTATCTGATGTTCGTCGTCTGCAGTTTATTATGGAGGACGGGATATCAAAAGGAGCTTCTAATGTCTTGaacgaaaatgcaaaaaaaatgcGGGCAATCTTTTGTCGAGATGTTCTTAATCGTCTTGGCCCACTTAGAAACAAGCAATAA
- the LOC113322620 gene encoding probable disease resistance protein At5g63020 isoform X1, protein MADWIVTPTVEIIKCFVSPIKLHVGYFVQHEKKFGKLKTKVQNLSVLRSDLQLKVDAAKRNLETVYQLVEDWFAQVDAEVARYETLEALVNGQDLDQIKNISRRYGVGKMIREKTKIIDLLIHQGRNFSSVSPGAGSLHGVDFLPKDPDFESFPSRQSVTDELMKALSNDDITLFGVYGMGGIGKTMLINQICNQVKDDRLFEVVVIVTVSQNVELKKIQAKIADVLEFEAIKQIEDVTTRASVLSARLMREQSVLIVLDDLWTEDFNLHHVGIPYGQNKGCKVVATTRILKNFCGSHKFQESFEVKTIKEDESWDLFMKNVGDVPYSAVAREIVKECNGLPIALVVLGRALRNKDTLVWEDTALQLKDSHIEEIEGMNSKVFCSIKLSYDFLKNDIEKRCFLLCCLFPEDYKIAVTNELMMYFICDTHLRGSTNLKKVRGRLHTVLQLLTDSCLLLRDEKKSLVWMHDIIRDVAISIASKKDHGFFVEAGKGLTEWPSRNAQFARLSLMRNSISGLPDQPEVPHLVSLSLEGNKTLKDIPDRFFQGMKQMETLDLRSIGISKLPSSLSSLVSLRTLYLEHCVFDPSTDISLVGHLKKLVILSLQDCNLEHLPHKIVELTGLKSLNLSHNKSLQVPPNVISRLSQLEELYMKESFSGWEIEGWQSEMKASLDELIFLLKKGTLTTLHFSLDKSRSELHSEEDGLSRIRLDVTFGQRTGLDYRACHNFLDLMVSPPICQIIMVLLERVETLKVKKSNHLKSMAQIVPTHVGLKNMKSLGIEECNGMEFLMRVQEAAVARNTFSAFEDLVIRSMDNLKKLFDGPIPIGFIDKLKQLTVNKCNNMVNIFDSNLFKRVSNLEEIRIEGCNMLREIFNLEEAAESISGEGGNNVTIFFKLRKIDLQCLPSLEIIWKGVIPDGAGFDNLLILELYGCDRINHLFSPDIAPQLRQLEELNIQYCQSMVTLIAPEEGVVGSSSTALTPELGFFPKLKKLIIETCENFEQLWVARNLANSDKNPVLLPELIKLELKDLPELSDLHQGSTSLECPCLQHLEVVDCENLKRICLSHQRTPKLEKIVGNDETWFENIEWESPDDKQHMHHLFSALW, encoded by the exons GATCttgatcaaatcaaaaatattagtcGTCGCTATGGCGTTGGAAAAATGAtaagagaaaaaacaaaaatcattgaTTTACTTATTCACCAAGGAAGGAATTTTTCAAGTGTTTCTCCAGGTGCAGGTTCACTTCATGGTGTAGATTTTCTTCCGAAAGATCCAGATTTTGAGTCATTTCCATCAAGACAGTCTGTTACGGATGAACTCATGAAAGCGCTGAGCAATGACGATATTACGTTGTTTGGGGTATATGGAATGGGTGGAATTGGAAAGACTATGTTGATTAATCAAATTTGTAACCAAGTTAAAGATGATAGACTTTTTGAGGTGGTCGTAATAGTAACTGTGTCTCAGAATGTGGAATTGAAAAAGATACAAGCTAAAATAGCCGATGTGTTAGAGTTCGAAGCGATTAAACAAATCGAGGATGTAACCACAAGAGCATCGGTTTTATCAGCACGGTTGATGAGGGAACAAAGCGTACTCATTGTCTTAGATGATCTGTGGACAGAGGATTTCAACTTACACCATGTGGGCATACCTTATGGACAAAACAAAGGCTGCAAGGTTGTTGCCACTACAAGAATCCTTAAAAACTTTTGTGGTTCTCATAAATTTCAAGAGAGCTTTGAGGTGAAGACCATAAAAGAGGATGAATCATGGGATTTGTTCATGAAGAACGTTGGCGATGTTCCATATTCTGCTGTGGCCAGGGAGATCGTCAAGGAGTGCAATGGTTTGCCAATAGCACTTGTTGTGCTTGGCAGGGcattgagaaacaaagacacTCTAGTATGGGAAGATACCGCTCTTCAACTAAAGGATTCTCACATCGAAGAAATCGAAGGTATGAATTCCAAAGTTTTCTGCTCAATAAAATTGAGTTATGATTTCCTCAAGAATGATATAGAGAAAAGATGTTTCCTGCTTTGTTGCTTATTCCCAGAAGATTATAAAATAGCTGTGACTAATGAATTGATGATGTACTTTATCTGCGACACTCATTTGCGTGGATCGACTAATCTAAAGAAAGTCAGGGGCAGATTGCACACAGTATTGCAATTACTTACTGATTCATGTTTATTATTGCGCGATGAGAAAAAGTCTCTTGTGTGGATGCATGATATTATTCGTGATGTGGCGATCTCAATTGCATCGAAaaaggaccatggtttttttgtagAAGCTGGAAAGGGGTTAACTGAGTGGCCATCCAGAAATGCTCAGTTCGCACGACTATCGCTAATGAGAAATTCAATCAGCGGACTTCCTGACCAACCTGAAGTTCCTCATCTAGTAAGCCTGTCTTTGGAAGGAAATAAGACATTGAAGGACATTCCAGATCGTTTCTTTCAAGGTATGAAGCAAATGGAAACTCTTGATTTGCGCTCAATTGGTATATCTAAGTTACCATCTTCGCTTTCATCACTTGTAAGTCTCCGCACACTTTATCTAGAACATTGTGTTTTTGATCCTTCAACTGATATATCTCTAGTTGGGCATTTAAAGAAACTTGTAATTCTTAGTCTACAAGATTGTAATTTGGAACACCTGCCACATAAAATAGTCGAGTTAACTGGTTTGAAGTCGTTAAATTTGTCGCACAACAAGTCTCTGCAAGTTCCACCGAATGTTATCTCGAGGTTGTCTCAGTTGGAAGAGTTATACATGAAGGAAAGCTTCAGCGGATGGGAAATCGAAGGCTGGCAAAGTGAAATGAAAGCTAGTTTAGATGAGCTaatatttttattaaagaaaGGTACATTAACTACTCTCCACTTCAGTTTAGATAAGAGTCGTAGTGAGCTTCATTCCGAGGAGGATGGATTAAGTAGAATCCGTTTGGATGTAACTTTTGGCCAGAGAACAGGGTTAGACTATAGGGCTTGTCAcaatttccttgatcttatggTTTCGCCTCCAATTTGTCAAATCATTATGGTGTTGTTGGAAAGAGTGGAAACGCTAAAAGTAAAAAAGAGCAACCATCTGAAGAGCATGGCACAAATTGTTCCAACTCATGTTGGACTCAAAAATATGAAGTCTCTTGGTATCGAAGAATGCAATGGCATGGAATTTCTGATGAGGGTACAGGAAGCAGCGGTTGCAAGAAACACTTTCAGCGCTTTTGAAGATTTAGTCATTCGTTCAATGGATAATTTGAAGAAACTATTTGATGGACCTATACCAATAGGATTCATTGACAAATTAAAACAACTGACCGTAAACAAGTGCAACAATATGGTCAATATTTTCGACTCAAATTTGTTCAAACGGGTATCGAATTTAGAAGAAATTAGAATAGAAGGTTGTAATATGCTAAGGGAAATATTTAACTTAGAAGAAGCAGCTGAATCTATTTCTGGAGAGGGAGGTAATAATGTCACTATATTTTTCAAACTAAGAAAGATAGATTTGCAATGCTTGCCATCTCTGGAAATTATATGGAAAGGAGTCATTCCAGATGGAGCTGGATTTGACAATCTTCTAATACTAGAGCTTTATGGTTGTGACAGAATTAATCATCTATTCTCTCCAGACATTGCTCCACAGCTTCGACAGCTAGAGGAACTCAACATTCAGTATTGTCAAAGTATGGTTACACTAATTGCACCAGAGGAAGGCGTGGTAGGATCCTCATCGACTGCTTTAACTCCTGAATTAGGGTTCTTTCCTAAGCTTAAAAAGCTAATCATTGAAACCTGTGAGAATTTTGAGCAATTATGGGTTGCTAGAAATCTTGCAAATTCTGATAAGAATCCAGTTCTACTTCCGGAATTGATTAAGCTAGAACTCAAGGATTTGCCCGAGCTTAGTGATTTGCATCAAGGGTCAACCAGTCTGGAATGCCCTTGTTTACAACATTTGGAAGTAGTTGATTGTGAAAATTTGAAGAGGATTTGTTTGTCGCATCAAAGAACACCAAAGCTAGAAAAGATTGTGGGGAATGACGAGACGTGGTTTGAAAACATTGAATGGGAAAGTCCAGATGACAAACAACATATGCATCATCTTTTCTCAG CATTATGGTGA